The window CCAGATAATCTTGTGAGACATCAACGCACAGCATGTATTGGGAAACGTCGAAAGGTGGAAGAGGATCAACAAGGAGATGTTATAGTGTGTGAAATATGTGATGAACACGTAACCAGACAATGTTATTCCTCACATCTGCGCAGCAACAAACATAAACAGAAAGCCTTCGTAATAATAGATGATGgtgtagaaaaaatagattcgatatttggagataaaatatgtAGTTTTAGAGTGAGCGATCATGAACGGAAGTACGTAGACATGAAGGAATTCAGTAACCGAATTAGAGAAAAAGTTATCAGTTTGATACAGTCCGTGAGGAATGTAAATGGTAGTTTAAAAGTGAATACGGAAATTTTTGGattgtatttcataaatacgaaggaagaagtggaaatcaaatcattcaacacaaaaaataaaattataacagtaGCCGTAGACTTGTACCAAACATACGAGGACTTTATGGACGAGATTATGGTGAAAATGTCGGAATTCCAAGAACGGGACTCAGGTAAGAGTATAAGAATAGAAAAGTAGTAAAATGCGAAACTAAAGGCGTTAATACTGCAGGTTGGACCTTGTTGGAAATATTATATCTTGAAGTGAACTGTAACAAGTTTAATCCTACAAGAGCATCGAGCTACATCGACTTACCGACATCCATAAAAGGGAAGAGAGCGGTAATAAACGTGcaaaataacgataataagTGCTTTGCTTGGGCACTGATGTCCGCGCTGTACCAACCCACAGGTTTACCGCAAAGAATATCATCATACCCAGATTATAGGgaaacagaattaaagtttGACTGCGTAACATTCCCAGTACCCATCAGAGACATACCAAAATTtgaggaagaaaataacatttcaattAACGTCTATGGTATAAATTCTTGGTATAATGGAGAGAAAATGGTAGATGATATTGTaactgtatgtatatgtaaacaGAAACGGGAGCGTCATGTAAACTTATTAGTAGTCAGCGACAATTTCGGGAATAACCactattgttggataaaaaacttatctcgACTGATAAATACACAATCATCGACTCATGAACATCAAAGATATATTTGTGAGGGTTGTTTGCAATACTTTTCAACTGAAGACAAGTTGGTACGACATCAGATGGATGActgtaaaaaagtgaaagCAACAGTACCAAGCgaacaaataaaagtgaatAAGTTCGGACATctagaaaaggaaaatgttttacaatttgaaggatttgaaaaaaaaatgaaagttccGTTTGTGGTGTACGCCGATTTCGAGGCGATTCTGAAACCCTTAACGCCCGAAGAAGGAAAAGTTTACGATGATAATAAACCATATACGGCCCGATGTTTTGAACACGAACCATACGCTTTTGCGTACTACATTAAGTGTGCTTACGATGATAACTTATCGAAATTCCAAATATACCGAGGGCGAAACGCTGCTCtggaatttattataagattggagaaggatgtaatagagatctataaacaacatttgaggCAAACAAAGGATATGATACCGCTAAGCTGTCTGGACCAATTTGTACATGAACTGAGTTCCGTATGTCACATTTGTGATAAACcaataaacaaagaagagaAAGTGTGTGATCACGATCACTTGACAGGATTGTATAGGGGTCCTGCGCATTCCGTctgcaatataaattataaattaccgaTGTTTATCCCTGTGTTTTTCCACAACCTGTCGAATTACGATGCCCACATGTTTGTGAAAAGTATTGCCCTAAACAAGGAGGAagtagaggtgatagcacaaaacaaagaaaaatatatttctttttccaaaaaaatagttgtCGGAGAAACAACCGATAACAAGGGAAAGAAACGCAaagtgtttatgaaaataagattCGTCGACTCGTTTAGATTTATGGCGAGTTCTTTGGAAAAGTTGGTTTCATATTTGGATGATAAGGATTGTGTggaagtgaaaaaaaatttcaaagacTCTGAAGAATTTAGATTGATGCGCCAGAAAGGTGTATTTCCATATTCGTTCGTAGATTCGTTTGAAAAGTTGGAGTATAGTAAATTGCCTGATCATACACAGTTTTACGACATATTGAGTTCAAGTAATATTTCAAAGGAACAATACTCTAGAGCACAGACTgtatggaataaatttaagtgtACAACGTTGGGAGAATACAGTGACCTGTATTTGACGTCAGATGTGTTAATGTTGACTGAcgtctttgaaaatttcaggaCAATATCTTTGGAGAATTACAATCTGGATCCTTGCCATTATTATACTGCGCCCGGGTTTGGGTGGGATGCTCTGTTAAAAATGAcaggtgtaaaattagaattgttattagacattgacatgttacacttttttaagaaagGAATTAGAGGCGGTCTCTGTATGTGTGTAAAACGATCTGCAATAGCAAACAACAAGTTCCTTGACGATTTTAACCCGGAAAAACCATCATCATATATTCTATACTTGGACGCTACCAATTTGTATGGGTATGCAATGAGTTGTAAATTACCAACAGGCGGTTTTCGATGGTTGTCGAACCAAGAAATAGCAGATATAGATGTGGAGTGTTTAGATGATGAACACCTTGGTTATGTCTTTGAAGTGGATTTGGAGTATCCCGAAAGGTTACACAACCAGCATGATGATCTACCGTTTTGTCCCGAAAACATAATCGCTCCCGGATCGAAGCATCCTAAGTTGATTGCgaacttacaaaataaatcgaaatacatAATTCACTATGTAAACCTACGTGAATGTGTGAAAAAAGGTCTTAAGCTAACCAAAATACACCGTGCATTGCAATTTCAACAATCGCCGTGGATGAAACcatatatcgattttaactctgaGAAACGAATGAATGCTACGAATGAATTTgggaaaaatcattataaacaaatgaataatatcgTGTATGGGAAAACgatggaaaatgttgaaaatagagtCGATATACGATTAGTGTCACATTGGGAGAATCGTTACAGGAGACCCGGTGCAGAAGCTCTTATCGCAAAGCCGACTTTCAagtcatcgaaaattttctgccatAATTTGGCAGCCATTGAAATGCAGAAGGTGGAGGTCAAATATAACAAACCTCTGTATGTAGGGTTTAGCGTACTGGAATTGTCGAAAGCGgtcatttataactttttttataattttttaaaagagaaatatggtgaaaacgtattattgttatatacaGATACGGATTCGTTAATTCTCGAAATATTTACTGAGAATGTATACCaggatatcaaagaaaatatagagaTGTTCGATACCTCTAATTACAAGTTAAACAACAGACATAATATTCCTCCAGGGCCGCCGATAGTtggaaaaatgaaagatgagtacccaaatacgatattaacactttggaaggAGTTGTCAAGCGTGCCAAGGGTGTGAAAAAGtatgttatcgataaaaacttAAGTGTTTCAGAATATAAACGGATTATCGAAGATGGAGGTTCTGTGCGAAAAAAGATGTATGTCTTTCGCTCCTCCTATCACACGATGTATACAGAACTAAAGAATAAAGTGGCGCTCTCTGCACATGACGATAAACGTTACGTGATGGAGGATGGATGTCATACGTTAGCTTGGGGAAACTATCTTATTGAAGATCTACGCAGGGAAGATCTTTTGGACAACTTATTGGAGTTGTTAAACGTAAACATGTATGGCTAGTTAAATTGCGATcagttaatttgtaaaaaaaaaaaaaaatacttgcttgtatcacaaaacttgtatataaagtagaaagtaggttgttaaaaaggttacttgaaataaaatcaacgaaattaaaaaaaaaagttttttattttcttagtgtaaaaattataatacatccttttttgcaatccaagaattatgagagCTATCCATTCCCAACCATTTCACTCGgactttatttccttttcgacgaagaactttttcaattaaaaatacatccgGGTGTTTCACACGTTGTAATTCTTCGTcgtaaaatgctccaagaaTGGGTTCTCCTCTACCATCTTTAATAAGGTAAGTCCTGGGATTAGTATTTTGAACTGTCGctatggtgaaaatttcattggaCCAAGTTGGTTGGTAACCTTTAGCAAAAGCGTGTCTGTACTTGCTAATTCGCACGTGTTCCCccacattaaatttatggtGGTTGGGGTCGACAACTTTAATGGAATTGTATACAGTATTTAACAGAGCAGATTCATTTCGTCGATTAACAGCTGAAGGTTTCATGTGAATGGTGCGATGTATTGTGTTGTTGtaagattttagtaatttgGGTAGTAAGTCTAACCAGCGATAATTTCCTtgcatactaaattctttccacattttattttttagggttcTATTAAACCGTTCGATAATCGAGCTTTTTAAAGTGGAATAGGTGCTGTAATGATTAATGTTAAGTTgttccattaatttttgaaaatcgctaTTGTAAAACTCTTTCCCATTATCGGTTTGTAAGTTGCTCGgagtaatattctttttactaTGCAAAATGTCCTTCATAGCTTGAGTAACCTCTTTCCCAGTTTTGGTTTTGAGTGGTAAGGCCCATgcgtattttgaaaaagcgTTGATAACAGTCAGTATATACTTGTAACCTTTATTGACCGACGCATATGGGATCATTTCAACCAAATCAGCTTGATAAAGATCCAATAGTCCGTGAAGCAGAACGCGGCGTCGCCGATAATGTCGTCTCGCAGGTGCATGTAGTTCGTTAACGAGATCTCGCTTAACACTAACCATTACTCTACAACCCCTTCAATCAACAACTCTACAAGAAAAGGTAGTCCTCCTATCGGTGcattatttttacacttaatGGTATCTCCGCGTTTGAGTTGGACTCCCTGGAGCGACTTAATAACGATATCGTTAACAAGTAACTGAACATGAGCGGACTTTACAACATCTTTTATCATACCTTCGTAGAAAGAATTGATGTAATCCGTAATTCCACTTTTGtttgtgattttataaagttttgtttttggatcaacatctccatcaccacgtaaagttaaaataaatgttgatgaaGGTTGTAGAACTTCGGATCTTGCTATGTGGTTCTGTATAACATGGTGGTGAACATGCTTACCAAATTTATCGATAGATGTAGAACCATGTTCACCAAAACGGTTTAAAGGCATATTGGCTTCTGAAGCGTcacagaaacagaaaaaagtttatatacccTTAACGAATGACTTGCGCTTCCCGTAATTCCTCTATGAGGGATATAATTTCGTTATGATGAGCAGTATGACCTGCTGCTTCGGAAGCAAGTAGTAAACGCAACCGATCAACTAATTCGTTCACGTCGTCCCAGTATTCGTACTCTTTAATTGCAGCAGGTACTAACAACTTATTTAAGTGACCTGATCCAGTTTTAGGTTTTGGCCAATATCGAGCCCAGTACACATTTGGTCTTTGACCCAAGGAAATTGGTTTGATTATGTTcacaaacttttcattttcatcatcagtTATGATACTTTTTGAAGCGTCATAATCTCTTTTATGTACATTCGAACGTtgtaagatatctttgtaattTCTCGCATCTGGTAAAGTAAATTTAcccggtttatttttgaataacaactcGTATAACCCCGGTGTTCCTGTATAAGTAAATTCACCCACCAAAATGTTTTTCCCGTCAAACGTTATTGGTTGATTTGCGATATACAATCCATCGGTAAGTGCACGAACACCGTAAGTTTGATCGAACTCGTTATTTACATCTACTGTTAAACCCGTAACATAGGTACGTGGTAAGGGGTCCAGCTGCCCTAAAGCTTCTCTAATAACTGTCTGTTCCATCATTCCCTCCATATTCTCTTTCATGCGCGCCAACTGCTCCCTAGCGTCCCGCTCGTAGACATCTAAAGATGTGTCTGACTCACGAACAGAAAACTCAGGTGTAGTATCTCGACCCTCGAACACCTCTTCGTCGCTGAGAAATTGCGGACTCCGTGCGAGTTCCGGTGAAACATCCATGCTAGCTCCCGGTTTAATGGGTGTTGACGTAACTCTACGTTTAGGTTTCACTCTAGGAGTTTCCAGTTTAAGTCCTTTAGAAGGTTTCTGCAAGTCAGCCAGTAAGGCTGAGATATCTGGTGACTGCTCCTTTTTCGGGGTAAATAAATCACGTTTTATCCCGAATTTATTGTCGAGCGCTaataaattgacagtttgtaattttttggaaatatctgTCAGAGGTTCTTTCAGTGGAGCGAGTTGAGCTTCGGCAATGGACTGCttctgttttatatctccTTTCAAAGTgcgtattttatgtttaacatcTTCTCGCGCAGCTATTAACTGTTGTGCAACATTACGATTCATAGTTCAACGTGATAGTGTAATAATCGCACAGAGACTGAGCATGCAGTCGTAAAGTCAATGGTTTTACAGTATAATGTACTCATCGAAACCTTTCCGATAGCGTCCGTTATTTTTATCgcaatctaaatcaataactaatATACCGTGCGGTGTATCCCAACAAGTTCGACAAATTCTGACAAAATCATCCCACGTAATGTCCCCTAGCAAATGATCGttgtaaatatgtttcaagttagtgagatcttgtttaaataaaactaaaaggttGCAATTGTCACGTAAAAGCTGCTTGGAAATGGCGCTATAACTTTGAGCGAGTAAAAAAGTATCAACGTTTCTATGACGACCgtatgaaaaatattccttGATAATCTGTTGCTCTGTAGGAgcaatatcatcaaaaataataattgaatattcttTCACCTTTGACGGTGGTAGAAATCGTCCGACATCTGAGTATTCATAATAGCCGCAAGAGCGGATAGGTTTAAGTAATTGTCGTAGAAATTCGTATTTGATTTGGTAGAGTGAATTAGAGCACAAATATATATTCAAAAAGCGCAACCCGTTGAGAGCTGTCAATAAAGTTAACATTACGTTTGTTTTTCCGGCACCCGAAGAACCAATTATCAAACCACGTTTACATTCCCCACCAAATAATTCGCTAtgtcgtttaaatttatttgcagCGAAGTCGTTATGAAGATTACAGATTGGTAGTGTTAAAGGTTGGCTAACAAACTTAACGTCTTCAACCATGCTGACGGGTGATACTTGAACGGGAGATTAACAAGAAATGAAGTCGTagtagaaaacaatgtttattttatcataaaatgtagcatacaaaaaatt of the Onthophagus taurus isolate NC chromosome 10, IU_Otau_3.0, whole genome shotgun sequence genome contains:
- the LOC139431516 gene encoding uncharacterized protein — translated: MLTCDVCYKEFTRPDNLVRHQRTACIGKRRKVEEDQQGDVIVCEICDEHVTRQCYSSHLRSNKHKQKAFVIIDDGVEKIDSIFGDKICSFRVSDHERKYVDMKEFSNRIREKVISLIQSVRNVNGSLKVNTEIFGLYFINTKEEVEIKSFNTKNKIITVAVDLYQTYEDFMDEIMVKMSEFQERDSGWTLLEILYLEVNCNKFNPTRASSYIDLPTSIKGKRAVINVQNNDNKCFAWALMSALYQPTGLPQRISSYPDYRETELKFDCVTFPVPIRDIPKFEEENNISINVYGINSWYNGEKMVDDIVTVCICKQKRERHVNLLVVSDNFGNNHYCWIKNLSRLINTQSSTHEHQRYICEGCLQYFSTEDKLVRHQMDDCKKVKATVPSEQIKVNKFGHLEKENVLQFEGFEKKMKVPFVVYADFEAILKPLTPEEGKVYDDNKPYTARCFEHEPYAFAYYIKCAYDDNLSKFQIYRGRNAALEFIIRLEKDVIEIYKQHLRQTKDMIPLSCLDQFVHELSSVCHICDKPINKEEKVCDHDHLTGLYRGPAHSVCNINYKLPMFIPVFFHNLSNYDAHMFVKSIALNKEEVEVIAQNKEKYISFSKKIVVGETTDNKGKKRKVFMKIRFVDSFRFMASSLEKLVSYLDDKDCVEVKKNFKDSEEFRLMRQKGVFPYSFVDSFEKLEYSKLPDHTQFYDILSSSNISKEQYSRAQTVWNKFKCTTLGEYSDLYLTSDVLMLTDVFENFRTISLENYNLDPCHYYTAPGFGWDALLKMTGVKLELLLDIDMLHFFKKGIRGGLCMCVKRSAIANNKFLDDFNPEKPSSYILYLDATNLYGYAMSCKLPTGGFRWLSNQEIADIDVECLDDEHLGYVFEVDLEYPERLHNQHDDLPFCPENIIAPGSKHPKLIANLQNKSKYIIHYVNLRECVKKGLKLTKIHRALQFQQSPWMKPYIDFNSEKRMNATNEFGKNHYKQMNNIVYGKTMENVENRVDIRLVSHWENRYRRPGAEALIAKPTFKSSKIFCHNLAAIEMQKVEVKYNKPLYVGFSVLELSKAVIYNFFYNFLKEKYGENVLLLYTDTDSLILEIFTENVYQDIKENIEMFDTSNYKLNNRHNIPPGPPIVGKMKDEYPNTILTLWKELSSVPRV